The genomic stretch AGTGTTCGACGTCGTCGAGACGATCCGTCAGACGGCTGTGCGCTTTCGCCGCGAGGACGACAGCGTCGCGGCGCAGGCGCTCGACAAGAAGCTGCGCGCGCTCTCGCCCGAACAGACGGTGAGCGTGGTGCGCGCGTTCAGCTACTTCTCGCATCTGGCGAACATCGCGGAAGACCGTCATCGCAACCGCCGGCACCGGATTCACGACCTGGCCGGCTCGACCTCGCAGCCGGGCACGATCGCGCATGCGCTCGACCGGCTCGTCGAAGCGAACGCGGCCGCCACGCCCGTGCTGCAGCAGTTCTTCAACGACGCGCTGATCGTCCCCGTGCTGACGGCGCACCCGACGGAAGTGCAGCGCAAGAGCATTCTCGACGCGCAGCACGACATCGCGCGGCTGCTCGCCGAACGCGACCAGCCGCTGACGGCGCGCGAGCATCTGCAGAACGACTCGCTGCTGCGCGCACGCGTGACGTCGCTGTGGCAGACGCGGATGCTGCGCGATTCGCGCCTGACCGTCGCCGACGAAATCGAGAACGCGCTGTCGTACTACCGCGCGACGTTCCTCGAAGAAATTCCGCAGCTGTACGCCGATATTGAAGAAGCGCTCGTCGAGCACGGCCTCGACGCGCGCCTGCCCCCCTTCTTCCAGATGGGCAGCTGGATCGGCGGCGACCGCGACGGCAACCCGAACGTCACGGGCGAGACGCTGGAGAACGCGATCACGCGCCAGGCCGCGGTGATCTTCGAACATTATCTGGAGCAGGTCCACAAGCTCGGCGCCGAGCTGTCGGTGTCGAACCTGCTGGCGGGCGCAAGCGACGAACTGAAGGCGCTCGCCCAAGCGTCGCCGGATCACTCGCCGCATCGCACCGACGAGCCGTATCGGCGCGCGCTGATCGGCATGTACACGCGCCTTGCCGCGAGCGCGCGGGTGCGTCTGGGCGAAGGCGTGGTGCCCGTGCGCAGCGCCGGCCCGGGCATTCCGCCCATCCGCGCCGTGCCATACGGCGATTCGTCCGAGTTCGTGCGCGACCTGCACGTGCTGATCGATTCGCTCGCCGAGCATCACGGCGCGTCGCTCGCGACGCCGCGCCTGTCGCCGCTCACGCGCGCGGCCGAAGTATTCGGCTTCCATCTCGCGAGTATCGATCTGCGCCAAAGCTCGGACATTCATGAAGCCGTGATCGCGGAGCTGTTCAAACGCGCGGGTGTCGAAAGCGATTACGCGGCGCTCTCCGAAGCGGAGAAGCTGCGCGTGCTGCTGGCAGAACTCGCGCAGCCGCGCCTGTTGCGCTCGCCGTATGTCGACTATTCGAACCTCGTGAAGAGCGAGCTGGGCGTGCTCGAACAGGCGCGCGTGACGCGCGAAAAGTTCGGTGCGCGCGCGGTGCGCAACTACATCATTTCGCACACGGAGACGGTCAGCGATCTCGTCGAAGTGATGCTGCTGCAGAAAGAAGCGGGGCTGCTGCAAGGCACACTCGGCAGCGCGACCCATCCGGCGCGCGCCGGCCTGATGGTGATCCCTCTCTTCGAGACGATTCCCGATTTGCGCAACGCGCCGCACATCATGCGCGATCTGCTTGCACTGCCGGGCATCGATGCCATCATCGAGAACCAGGGCAACGAGCAAGAAGTGATGCTCGGCTATTCGGACAGCAACAAGGACGGCGGCTTCCTGACGTCGAACTGGGAACTCTACCGTGCGGAACTGGCGCTCGTCTCGCTCTTCAACGAGCGCGGCATCACGATGCGCCTGTTCCACGGGCGCGGCGGCACGGTCGGACGCGGCGGCGGCCCGACCTATCAGGCGATCCTGTCGCAGCCGCCCGGCACCGTCGACGGTCAGATCCGCCTGACGGAACAGGGCGAAGTGATCGCCAGCAAGTTCGGCAACCCCGACATCGGCCGACGCAATCTGGAGACGGTCGTCGCCGCGACGCTCGAAGCGTCGCTGCTGCCGCACGGCAGCGCGCCCAAGTCGCAACTGCCGGAGTTCGAAGAGACGATGCAGGTGTTGTCCGACGCGGCGATGGCGTCGTACCGTGCACTCGTCTACGAGACGCCCGGATTCACCGATTACTTCTTCTCGTCGACGCCGATTGCGGAGATCGCCGAGCTGAACATCGGCAGCCGTCCCGCCTCGCGCAAGCTGCAGGATCCGAAGCAACGCAAGATCGAAGATTTGCGCGCGATTCCGTGGGGCTTCTCATGGGGTCAATGCCGGCTGCTGCTGACGGGCTGGTATGGCTTTGGCAGCGCGGTCGCCGGCTGGCTCGATGCGGCGGGTGCCAATATGGAGCGTGAGCGCCGTCTGAACCAGCTGCGCAAGATGCACAAGGTGTGGCCGTTCTTTTCGAATCTGCTGTCGAACATGGACATGGTGCTGGCGAAGACGGACCTCGCAGTGGCATCGCGCTATGCCGCGCTCGTGACTGACAAGAAGCTGCGCAAGCATGTATTCGAGCGGATCGTGGCCGAATGGGAACGCACGTCGAATGTGCTGTCCGAGATTACCGGCCAGAAGGAGCGTCTTTCCGATAACCCGTTGTTGGCGCGGTCGATCAAGAATCGCTTTCCGTATCTCGATCCGTTGAATCACCTGCAGGTCGAACTGCTAAAGCGCCATCGCGCAGGGGATACGAACGTGCGCGTGCGGCGCGGGATTCATTTGACGATCAACGGCATTGCGGCCGGGTTGAGGAATACCGGCTGAGTTGGTTTGCGCTGCGGTTCTTGCCGCGGCGCAGTTTTTCGCTGGCATCCGCGCATTGCCTTCGTACTTCATGCGTCGCCCCTGTCCGGGGCGGCAAACCAGAGGCAAACGCGGATGCCCGCGAAAAACCCGGCAACGCCGCGCCGCATGCAAAACGCGGTCACCATGCCTCTACCATCAAGGCGTCGAGCTTAAAAGAGCTGTCTGGCAACACGTCAAAATACTCCCGAACCTCGTCCGGCGCGCAAGCCCACAAAGACCGAATAGCGGCGACACGTGTCTCCGGTGTCTTCATCCTCTCCACCCACGAGCCAAACTCGATTCCCAGCCGCCAGCGCTCGCGCACAACAGCCTCAAAGCCCGCGGCAACAAAAAAAGAAACCCACTCATCCCCGCGATAATCGCGAATATGCGAGCCATCGCGCAACAGTTCGACTGCCTGCAGATGCGTATCGAGCAACGGATGATCGCTCCCGGCGATATCGATGAACAGCACGCGCCCGCCCGGCTTCAATACGCGGCGCACTTCGACGAGCGCCCGCGGCACGTCGTGCCAGTGATGCGCGCTCATCCGGCTGATCCCCCAGTCGAACGATGCATCCGCGAACGGCAATTTCTCTGCCGCACCGTGCTGCGTACGGATATTCGACAACCCGCGCTCGACAGCGGCACCGGCAACCGTCGCCAGCATCTGCGGCGCAATGTCGTAAGCAACGACGGACGCCGCATGCGGCGCGACCGCAAAACTGGCATGCCCCGCGCCGCAACCGAGGTCGAGCACGGCCGCCCCCGGCGTCGCGGCCACCGACGCCGCCAGCGTCTGCAAGTCCGCCCCCGTCGCGTGCACCTGGCTCGTCAAATACGCGGCTGCCGTCGAGCCGAATGCATCGGCCACCTGATCGTGATGCTTCATCGTGTGCTCCCGCCCTTTCTGGGTTGTGCATGAAGTGATGTCGAATTCCCGAAGCGGCCCGCCTGTTCGCACGCGCCGTTCATGTCGCTACAATAGAGCCCGCTCTGTACCGGTACAAGTCAAGCAATTATTCTGGTATCACGATTACCCGCCAACCGTCGTCCCGCATCATGACCACGTCGTCTCACGAAGATTCCGCCCCGCCGCTCGATGCGTCGCCCGCCCGCGCGCTCGGCGATTTCATTCGCGCACATCGCGAGCGTCTGTCGCCGCAGGCCGTCGGGCTGCCGCCCGGCCCGCGCCGCCGGACGCCCGGCCTGCGTCGCGAAGAAGTCGCGCAGCTGTGCGGCGTGAGCCCGACCTGGTATACATGGATCGAACAGGGGCGGCCCGTGTCCGCGTCCGCCGAGGCCCTCGCGCGCATCGCCGTCGCGTTGCAGCTCTCGCGCGCTGAACGTGCGTATCTGTTCGAGCTGGCCGCGCAACGCGATCCCGCCGAGCCCGACCCCGCCGCCTCCGATGCCCCCGCGATGCTGCTCAAGACCGTCCAGCTCGTGAACGCACCCGCGTATGTGCTGGATCGCCAGTTCACCGCGCTCGCATGGAATGCGCCGGCATCGGACCTGTTCGTCGGCTGGCTCGATGGCGAGCACGACCGCAACCTGCTGCGCTACACGTTCCTGTCGCCGCAAGCCCGCCGCCTGATCGTCGATTGGGAGATCCGCGCGCGCCGCCTCGCCGCCGAATATCGCGCGGATTCGATCCGTCACCAGAACGACGCGCCCACGCGCTCGCTGATCGATTCGCTGTCCGCTGCCAGCGACGAGTTCGCGCGCTTCTGGGCGTCGCAGGACGTCAACGAGCGCGAAGGCGGCCAGCGCCAGTTCGATCATCCGCGTGACGGCCACGTCGTCTATCACCAGATCACCTTCAAGCCCGCACACCGCGAGGACCTGAAGCTCGTCGTGCTCGTGCGCGAATGATCGCGTGCGCCGACGAAAAGCCGCCCGCGCCGCGGGTGTTAAAATCGTTGTCTCCTTCAAGGCGGCGCAGCACCAGGCACCCGTGCCGCGCCGTCCGCGTCTTCACCTCGCATACTGCCCATCACCATGACGTCCCAACTGCATAAAAAAGGCGAAGCCTGGTCGGCTCGCTTCTCCGAGCCGATGTCGGAACTCGTCAAGCGCTACACGTCGTCGGTATTCTTCGACAAGCGTCTCGCGCTCGTCGACATCGAAGGCTCGCTCGCGCACGCGTCGATGCTGGCCGCGCAAAAGATCATCAGCGCCGACGACCTCGCCGCGATCCAGCGCGGCATGGCGCAGATCCAGGGTGAAATCGAGCGCGGCGAGTTCGAATGGCAGCTCGATCTCGAAGACGTGCACCTGAACATCGAAGCGCGGCTCACCGCCCTGATCGGCGACGCAGGCAAGCGCCTGCACACGGGCCGCTCGCGCAACGACCAGGTCGCGACCGACATCCGCCTGTGGCTGCGCGGAGAAATCGACCGTATCGGCGATCTGCTGAAGGGCCTGCGCAGCGCGCTGCTCGATCTTGCAGAACAGAACGCGGACACGATCATGCCGGGCTTCACGCACCTGCAGGTCGCACAGCCAGTGACGTTCGGCCATCACCTGCTCGCCTACGTCGAAATGTTCTCACGTGACGCCGAGCGCATGCTCGACACCCGCAAGCGCGTGAACCGCCTGCCTCTCGGCGCAGCGGCGCTCGCCGGCACCAGCTACCCGATCGACCGTCACGCCGTCGCGAAGACGCTCGGCTTCGACGGCATTTGCGCGAACTCGCTCGACGCCGTGTCCGATCGCGACTTCGCGATCGAATTCACGGCCGCTTCGGCGCTCGTGATGACGCATGTGTCGCGCTTCTCGG from Paraburkholderia phymatum STM815 encodes the following:
- a CDS encoding helix-turn-helix transcriptional regulator; this encodes MTTSSHEDSAPPLDASPARALGDFIRAHRERLSPQAVGLPPGPRRRTPGLRREEVAQLCGVSPTWYTWIEQGRPVSASAEALARIAVALQLSRAERAYLFELAAQRDPAEPDPAASDAPAMLLKTVQLVNAPAYVLDRQFTALAWNAPASDLFVGWLDGEHDRNLLRYTFLSPQARRLIVDWEIRARRLAAEYRADSIRHQNDAPTRSLIDSLSAASDEFARFWASQDVNEREGGQRQFDHPRDGHVVYHQITFKPAHREDLKLVVLVRE
- the ppc gene encoding phosphoenolpyruvate carboxylase, which produces MTSSGSARPARRTTASPDAAPASAASTAKATKAEKARKATQALDSRKTGKSTKTKAIKAKAPVNGASRRIKADVKPSKAIRHDAPASAVKDDGRTREDKDQPLFEDIRYLGRLLGDVVREQEGDEVFDVVETIRQTAVRFRREDDSVAAQALDKKLRALSPEQTVSVVRAFSYFSHLANIAEDRHRNRRHRIHDLAGSTSQPGTIAHALDRLVEANAAATPVLQQFFNDALIVPVLTAHPTEVQRKSILDAQHDIARLLAERDQPLTAREHLQNDSLLRARVTSLWQTRMLRDSRLTVADEIENALSYYRATFLEEIPQLYADIEEALVEHGLDARLPPFFQMGSWIGGDRDGNPNVTGETLENAITRQAAVIFEHYLEQVHKLGAELSVSNLLAGASDELKALAQASPDHSPHRTDEPYRRALIGMYTRLAASARVRLGEGVVPVRSAGPGIPPIRAVPYGDSSEFVRDLHVLIDSLAEHHGASLATPRLSPLTRAAEVFGFHLASIDLRQSSDIHEAVIAELFKRAGVESDYAALSEAEKLRVLLAELAQPRLLRSPYVDYSNLVKSELGVLEQARVTREKFGARAVRNYIISHTETVSDLVEVMLLQKEAGLLQGTLGSATHPARAGLMVIPLFETIPDLRNAPHIMRDLLALPGIDAIIENQGNEQEVMLGYSDSNKDGGFLTSNWELYRAELALVSLFNERGITMRLFHGRGGTVGRGGGPTYQAILSQPPGTVDGQIRLTEQGEVIASKFGNPDIGRRNLETVVAATLEASLLPHGSAPKSQLPEFEETMQVLSDAAMASYRALVYETPGFTDYFFSSTPIAEIAELNIGSRPASRKLQDPKQRKIEDLRAIPWGFSWGQCRLLLTGWYGFGSAVAGWLDAAGANMERERRLNQLRKMHKVWPFFSNLLSNMDMVLAKTDLAVASRYAALVTDKKLRKHVFERIVAEWERTSNVLSEITGQKERLSDNPLLARSIKNRFPYLDPLNHLQVELLKRHRAGDTNVRVRRGIHLTINGIAAGLRNTG
- a CDS encoding class I SAM-dependent methyltransferase, with protein sequence MKHHDQVADAFGSTAAAYLTSQVHATGADLQTLAASVAATPGAAVLDLGCGAGHASFAVAPHAASVVAYDIAPQMLATVAGAAVERGLSNIRTQHGAAEKLPFADASFDWGISRMSAHHWHDVPRALVEVRRVLKPGGRVLFIDIAGSDHPLLDTHLQAVELLRDGSHIRDYRGDEWVSFFVAAGFEAVVRERWRLGIEFGSWVERMKTPETRVAAIRSLWACAPDEVREYFDVLPDSSFKLDALMVEAW
- the argH gene encoding argininosuccinate lyase; amino-acid sequence: MTSQLHKKGEAWSARFSEPMSELVKRYTSSVFFDKRLALVDIEGSLAHASMLAAQKIISADDLAAIQRGMAQIQGEIERGEFEWQLDLEDVHLNIEARLTALIGDAGKRLHTGRSRNDQVATDIRLWLRGEIDRIGDLLKGLRSALLDLAEQNADTIMPGFTHLQVAQPVTFGHHLLAYVEMFSRDAERMLDTRKRVNRLPLGAAALAGTSYPIDRHAVAKTLGFDGICANSLDAVSDRDFAIEFTAASALVMTHVSRFSEELVLWMSPRVGFIDIADRFCTGSSIMPQKKNPDVPELARGKTGRVNGHLMALLTLMKGQPLAYNKDNQEDKEPLFDTVDTVADTLRIFAEMVAGITVKSENMRGAALQGFSTATDLADYLVKRGLPFRDAHEAVAHAVKVCDDRGCDLSDLTLDEMKAELPNVAALLGDDVFGYLTLEGSVASRNHAGGTAPDQVRAAIAAARAALG